One stretch of Paenibacillus sp. AN1007 DNA includes these proteins:
- a CDS encoding LacI family DNA-binding transcriptional regulator, with protein MATIHDVALKAGVSVTTVSRVLNNRGYISQKTRDKVYQTMDELNYRPNEIARSLLRKQSNLIGLIIPDVSHPFFGELASYVEYYAYQNGFKIMLCNSHMDPSKEREYVEMLKGNRVDGIIMGSHTLEVDEYVNLHSPIVTFDRQIGEDIPYISSDNYQGGVMAAELLLSKGRRHIAHICGNLGLNMLSNRRTTGFLDTLEAHGVKPIMIYETDLNVFDQHQYTELMDKLLTEQPLLDGLFVTSDLMAVHALKKTISSGRRVPEDIAIIGYDDSRSACYTVPGITTIRQPVEDMAELAVELIRRQIAEEQVNMENIFPVTLVERETT; from the coding sequence ATGGCAACTATTCACGATGTTGCACTCAAGGCAGGTGTTTCAGTAACTACCGTCTCGCGTGTATTGAACAACAGGGGTTATATCAGTCAGAAGACACGTGACAAAGTCTACCAAACGATGGACGAGCTGAATTATAGACCCAATGAGATTGCCCGTTCCCTGCTGCGCAAGCAGTCCAACCTTATTGGTTTGATCATTCCAGATGTATCCCATCCGTTTTTCGGAGAACTGGCCAGTTATGTAGAGTATTATGCATACCAGAATGGTTTCAAAATCATGCTGTGCAACTCTCATATGGACCCTTCCAAAGAACGTGAATATGTAGAGATGCTTAAAGGAAATCGGGTTGATGGAATTATCATGGGGAGCCACACACTTGAAGTGGATGAATACGTTAATCTCCATTCTCCCATTGTAACTTTTGATCGACAGATTGGAGAGGACATTCCGTATATATCCTCCGATAATTATCAGGGCGGTGTCATGGCGGCGGAGTTACTGCTCTCCAAGGGGAGAAGGCATATAGCTCATATCTGTGGTAATTTGGGGTTGAATATGCTTTCTAATCGTCGTACGACAGGCTTTCTGGATACGCTGGAGGCACATGGGGTCAAGCCAATCATGATTTATGAAACCGATCTCAATGTGTTTGATCAGCATCAGTATACGGAATTAATGGATAAACTGCTCACAGAGCAGCCGCTGTTGGACGGATTATTTGTAACGAGTGATCTTATGGCTGTTCATGCGCTTAAAAAAACGATTTCTAGCGGACGCAGGGTACCCGAGGACATCGCTATTATTGGATACGACGACAGCCGTTCAGCTTGCTACACTGTGCCCGGAATTACGACGATCAGACAGCCGGTAGAAGATATGGCTGAGCTGGCCGTTGAGCTGATTCGGCGCCAGATCGCAGAGGAACAGGTAAATATGGAGAATATTTTTCCTGTAACATTGGTGGAGCGGGAGACAACCTGA
- a CDS encoding ABC transporter substrate-binding protein, with translation MKKEQRWTGIWVLSLIMMLVLSACGGKAGTDSNASPGSNDGGSENIKITMLNSKSEINNQLEQAAKDFQAENPNITLEIVPVGSGQSPFEKASALYASGNPTTMMMLDTGDVEKFKDRVLDLTSEPWMKDAVENSTTATTFDGKNYAFPFSIEGYGFIYNQKVLDQAVGGTFDPKSVETTAQLEDLFKKIAAAGKAPLIISPMDWSLGAHYLPLAYGGQSADRSQVDQFMNDLKAGKVDLASNAVFNGLMDTFDVMKTYNIDKASPLSGTYERGPEVLGKGEVGIWFMGNWAWPQISGFDTADGKYGFLPVPVSNNAADFGNSQISAAVSKRILLDKEKSTPAQQDAAKKFLDWIVYKEKGQDFLVKQASIIPAFSNIKLEPADPLGKSISEYIKAGKIEESMSTLPADHWSKLGASMQKYLANVVDRAGLASEIQAYWTNVK, from the coding sequence ATGAAAAAAGAACAACGGTGGACGGGGATTTGGGTTTTGTCATTAATTATGATGCTGGTTCTATCAGCCTGCGGTGGGAAAGCAGGCACGGATTCGAATGCTTCCCCGGGGTCAAATGATGGTGGAAGCGAGAATATTAAAATAACGATGCTCAACTCCAAATCAGAGATTAACAATCAATTGGAGCAGGCAGCCAAAGACTTTCAAGCGGAAAATCCAAATATTACACTTGAAATTGTGCCTGTAGGCAGTGGACAGTCTCCGTTTGAAAAGGCCTCTGCCCTCTATGCATCAGGTAATCCGACAACGATGATGATGCTGGATACCGGGGATGTTGAGAAGTTCAAGGATCGTGTTCTTGACCTTACCTCGGAGCCTTGGATGAAAGACGCAGTAGAGAACAGTACAACAGCTACAACGTTTGATGGCAAAAATTACGCTTTCCCTTTCTCCATTGAAGGATATGGATTCATCTATAACCAGAAAGTGCTGGATCAAGCGGTAGGCGGCACATTTGATCCCAAATCGGTAGAGACAACAGCGCAGCTGGAGGACTTGTTCAAAAAAATAGCAGCTGCCGGCAAAGCACCTTTGATTATTTCACCCATGGATTGGTCGCTTGGAGCGCATTACCTGCCGCTTGCTTATGGCGGACAATCCGCGGACCGTTCCCAAGTGGATCAATTCATGAACGATCTGAAAGCAGGCAAAGTAGATCTGGCGTCCAACGCTGTGTTTAATGGTTTGATGGATACCTTTGATGTGATGAAAACGTACAATATCGATAAGGCTTCACCACTTTCCGGTACATATGAGCGTGGGCCAGAAGTGCTCGGCAAGGGCGAAGTGGGGATCTGGTTCATGGGGAACTGGGCTTGGCCGCAAATTTCCGGATTTGATACAGCAGATGGGAAATACGGCTTCCTGCCGGTTCCTGTGAGCAATAACGCAGCCGACTTCGGCAATTCACAGATCTCTGCCGCCGTCTCCAAACGTATTTTGCTGGACAAAGAAAAAAGTACACCAGCACAACAAGATGCTGCGAAGAAGTTTTTGGACTGGATCGTTTACAAAGAGAAAGGTCAGGATTTCCTGGTGAAACAAGCCAGCATCATTCCAGCATTCAGTAACATTAAGCTGGAGCCAGCGGACCCGCTTGGCAAATCCATTAGTGAATACATCAAAGCAGGCAAAATTGAAGAATCCATGAGCACCCTTCCAGCCGATCATTGGTCCAAATTGGGAGCTTCCATGCAGAAATATTTGGCTAATGTTGTTGATCGCGCAGGACTTGCCAGCGAGATTCAAGCTTACTGGACTAACGTGAAATAA
- a CDS encoding carbohydrate ABC transporter permease produces MAGQSRILNGLKLAALIVGMILFVFPFVLLILNSFKANQAITSDPLGLPVSFQLENYANAFDKMGYLSAFSNSLLITVAGVLLIALFSAMTAHYFVRHHSKLNQYLFFLMVAAMIIPFQAIMIPLVKIYGSLGLLDNKWSLIYMYIGFGSPLAVFIYHGFVKSIPLELEEAALMDGCGRVQTFFRIVLPVLLPTTVTISVLNVLWIWNDFLLPSLVLTSSEQRTLPLSTFYFYGTYTVDYGPLMAGLVLTLLPVLIVYLFAQKYIIQGVMQGAIK; encoded by the coding sequence ATGGCTGGACAATCACGTATTCTGAACGGACTGAAACTCGCAGCCTTAATTGTTGGCATGATCCTGTTCGTATTTCCCTTTGTACTGCTGATCTTGAATTCATTTAAAGCCAATCAGGCCATTACTTCTGACCCGCTCGGCCTGCCTGTTTCTTTTCAACTGGAAAATTACGCAAATGCGTTTGATAAAATGGGTTATTTATCGGCATTCAGCAACTCCTTGCTGATTACGGTGGCTGGCGTACTGCTTATTGCACTCTTCTCTGCGATGACTGCACATTATTTTGTTCGACACCACAGCAAGCTGAATCAGTATCTCTTTTTCCTGATGGTAGCTGCGATGATTATTCCGTTTCAGGCGATTATGATTCCTCTCGTGAAAATTTACGGCTCACTTGGTCTGCTGGATAACAAGTGGTCACTGATTTATATGTATATTGGCTTTGGCAGCCCTCTTGCCGTATTTATTTACCATGGATTTGTCAAAAGTATCCCGTTGGAACTGGAAGAAGCTGCTCTGATGGACGGCTGCGGCAGAGTGCAGACTTTTTTCCGAATCGTACTTCCGGTACTGCTGCCTACTACCGTTACGATCAGTGTGCTGAACGTTTTATGGATATGGAACGACTTTTTGCTTCCATCGCTCGTGCTTACGTCGTCCGAGCAGCGGACGCTGCCGTTGTCCACCTTTTATTTTTACGGAACGTACACGGTGGATTATGGTCCGCTGATGGCTGGATTGGTATTGACACTGCTGCCTGTGCTGATTGTTTATTTGTTTGCACAGAAGTATATCATTCAGGGAGTTATGCAGGGCGCCATTAAATAA